Proteins encoded by one window of Nitrospira sp. SG-bin1:
- a CDS encoding MFS transporter: MSSNPSSIAGLCVVGFLARASYSLARTPVLPLFAASFGVGPEAIGFAVAISTVTGIFFKMPAGVLSDVIGRTRTLLLGLTVFAIVPLAYLWVSSFEVLVVVRFLHGFATAIYGPVVMAVVVSMAGDRRAELLSWFSSVTILGNLVGAPLGGLLLSLLGGDSGPALEHFHIVYGVVAASGMASLLLALMILPRADEAITGGRTVAAVFKQFRTAIHEILLDRRVLLTSNMEGVQNLTVGALEAFLPVYAVTVCGLSAFQAGTLWGVQILAVIGAKPLMGKISDRQGRTPLLFWGMFVCAIPFALIPWTQHYWTLLLLAACFGLGEAMVTSSAAALVADFCKEAHLGSAMGAFGTLFDVGHAAGPLLAGFFIGLSDNHDFRMAFAVIALLVVLAALAFRTGVKEGNMSQVHLTGGTP, translated from the coding sequence ATGTCCTCGAACCCATCGTCGATCGCCGGATTGTGTGTGGTCGGATTCCTCGCCCGAGCTTCTTATAGTCTGGCCCGCACACCGGTCCTTCCATTATTCGCCGCCTCCTTTGGCGTCGGTCCCGAGGCCATTGGCTTTGCGGTGGCCATCTCAACGGTGACCGGCATTTTCTTCAAAATGCCGGCAGGTGTCCTCTCCGATGTGATCGGCAGGACCCGCACTTTGCTCCTGGGCCTCACGGTTTTCGCCATTGTTCCTCTCGCCTATCTCTGGGTTTCTTCGTTCGAAGTTCTGGTCGTCGTGCGTTTTCTCCACGGATTTGCGACGGCAATCTATGGCCCCGTGGTCATGGCGGTTGTGGTCAGCATGGCAGGAGACAGGCGGGCCGAACTCCTCTCGTGGTTTTCCTCCGTCACCATCCTGGGCAATCTGGTAGGAGCACCTTTAGGAGGATTGTTACTGAGCCTCCTCGGTGGCGACTCCGGGCCGGCCCTTGAACATTTTCATATCGTGTATGGCGTCGTGGCCGCCAGCGGGATGGCGTCACTGCTGCTCGCGCTGATGATTCTTCCAAGAGCAGATGAGGCAATCACCGGCGGAAGGACCGTCGCAGCCGTGTTTAAGCAATTCCGTACTGCCATTCATGAGATTCTACTGGATCGTCGAGTGCTGCTCACCAGTAACATGGAAGGTGTGCAGAACCTTACGGTCGGAGCCTTGGAGGCCTTTCTTCCTGTGTATGCGGTGACAGTGTGCGGCTTATCGGCCTTTCAGGCGGGAACGTTGTGGGGTGTTCAGATTCTCGCAGTCATTGGCGCCAAACCGCTAATGGGTAAAATCTCCGACCGGCAAGGCCGGACACCATTGTTGTTTTGGGGAATGTTCGTGTGTGCGATTCCATTCGCGCTCATTCCGTGGACCCAGCATTACTGGACCCTTCTCCTCTTGGCGGCATGCTTTGGGCTTGGCGAAGCGATGGTCACGTCATCTGCTGCCGCACTGGTGGCGGACTTCTGCAAAGAAGCGCATCTCGGCTCAGCGATGGGAGCGTTTGGTACATTGTTCGATGTGGGCCATGCCGCCGGGCCGCTGCTGGCCGGGTTCTTCATCGGCCTGTCCGACAACCATGATTTTCGAATGGCATTTGCTGTTATCGCCCTGCTCGTCGTGCTCGCGGCGCTCGCGTTTCGAACAGGGGTCAAGGAAGGGAACATGTCACAGGTTCACTTAACAGGAGGAACACCATGA